In Cystobacter ferrugineus, the following are encoded in one genomic region:
- a CDS encoding sensor histidine kinase, producing the protein MTTGMWSKRTARVLAVIILGFYGLDMLMLGGFNPWTLGLRLVWALSLLGYSAFSSELPEPWARWLEDLHIVVIACSVVGLVGLTGGTRSPYFVLVPVLPLANCLMYRRSARVGLLGGAVSSLGTFALGWMTEHHLFEALFRMSIVLAITMFSTYLAQQVRRTQGSEQEVSLERARRESLELLTVSEHRRAQAEKLAALGRLASDVAHEINNPLAYVGSNVDFVRDALRRPGETSPEELAEVLEETREGLKHIRQVVADLKGFARMDAREPTECALAEVVGDAVKLASLRLKHVVRLRVDVPESLPTVFVVRQRLVQVVLNLLVNAGDALEEHGARDGEVWVRGFGEQGCAVLLIEDNGPGFAPHVLPRLFEPFFTTKGPDKGTGLGLSLSRDLVAQFGGRLTASNRPEGGARLRIELPLGVKELEPRDPGGNVEVGAVRPVL; encoded by the coding sequence GTGACGACGGGGATGTGGAGCAAGCGGACCGCCAGGGTGCTGGCCGTCATCATCCTGGGCTTCTACGGTCTGGATATGCTGATGCTGGGCGGTTTCAATCCCTGGACGCTGGGATTGCGTCTGGTGTGGGCGCTGTCGCTGCTGGGCTACTCGGCCTTCAGTTCCGAGCTCCCCGAACCCTGGGCGCGGTGGCTCGAGGACCTGCACATCGTGGTCATCGCGTGCAGTGTGGTGGGGCTCGTCGGGCTGACGGGAGGCACCCGGAGCCCCTACTTCGTCCTGGTGCCGGTGCTGCCGCTGGCCAACTGCTTGATGTACCGGCGGAGCGCGCGGGTGGGCCTGCTGGGCGGAGCGGTGAGCTCCCTGGGGACCTTCGCGCTCGGGTGGATGACGGAGCACCATCTCTTCGAGGCGCTCTTTCGCATGAGCATCGTGCTGGCCATCACGATGTTCTCCACCTACCTCGCCCAACAGGTGCGGCGGACGCAGGGCTCGGAGCAGGAAGTGAGTCTCGAGCGCGCCCGGCGCGAGTCCCTGGAGTTGCTGACCGTCAGTGAGCACCGCCGGGCCCAGGCGGAGAAGCTGGCGGCGCTCGGGCGGCTGGCGTCGGATGTGGCCCATGAGATCAACAATCCCCTGGCCTATGTGGGGTCCAACGTCGACTTCGTGCGCGATGCGCTACGGCGTCCGGGGGAGACGTCGCCGGAGGAGCTGGCCGAGGTGCTCGAGGAGACGCGGGAGGGGTTGAAGCACATCCGTCAGGTCGTCGCGGACCTGAAGGGCTTCGCGCGCATGGATGCGCGGGAGCCCACGGAATGTGCGCTGGCGGAGGTCGTGGGAGATGCCGTGAAGCTGGCGTCGCTCCGGCTCAAGCACGTGGTGCGGCTGCGGGTGGATGTGCCGGAGTCGCTGCCGACGGTCTTCGTGGTGCGGCAACGGCTGGTGCAGGTGGTGCTCAACCTGCTGGTCAACGCGGGCGATGCCCTGGAGGAGCACGGAGCGCGTGACGGCGAGGTCTGGGTGCGAGGGTTCGGCGAGCAGGGGTGCGCGGTGCTCCTCATCGAGGACAACGGACCCGGCTTCGCCCCTCACGTGTTGCCCCGGCTCTTCGAGCCCTTCTTCACGACCAAGGGGCCCGACAAGGGCACGGGACTGGGCCTCAGCTTGTCGCGAGACCTGGTGGCCCAGTTCGGCGGCCGGCTCACCGCGAGCAACCGCCCGGAGGGCGGCGCTCGCCTGCGCATCGAGCTCCCCCTGGGGGTCAAGGAACTCGAACCGCGGGACCCGGGTGGGAACGTGGAGGTCGGTGCAGTCCGCCCAGTGCTCTGA